A stretch of the Deinococcus sp. Leaf326 genome encodes the following:
- a CDS encoding MFS transporter yields the protein MSGNFGDWRSRTFSSLRHAAYRRYWGSQLLSLIGSWMQTTAQQYLVLELSGGSSAALGWVTVTQFMPTLLLALFAGAVVDRVPRRRILMTTQIVLLASAVVLAVTTQLGTVSLPLVMVLAFVSGTANAFDMPARQSMVVDFVPRSDVPNAVALNSLSFNVSRTIGQALFGVVAALGVSTLAGGDADNIARLALPFYLNVASFFAVLTVLATLPFPERDGGPRGSMLGDVREGVRYVRGTPAVRNVMLLVGALSLTVINFNIIIPYYARVVFAAREAQFGLVSAAFGVGAIAGALWQASKPNPLRNLRLGGVILLISTVALAFTPGPALAAPVFAVCGFGMLSLLVSANSTVQLTIPDHLRGRVMSLYSFVLIGMGPPGALISSRLIDRAGWLGPRWGLVALAGLGAVALLLLWRRLPRELTPPPGAAATVPERPGPGDPEEVRPD from the coding sequence GTGTCAGGAAACTTTGGCGACTGGAGGTCGCGGACCTTCAGCTCGCTGCGCCACGCCGCCTACCGGCGGTACTGGGGGTCGCAGCTTCTCTCGCTGATCGGCTCGTGGATGCAGACCACCGCCCAGCAGTACCTCGTCCTCGAACTCTCAGGGGGCAGCAGCGCGGCGCTGGGCTGGGTCACGGTGACGCAGTTCATGCCCACGCTGCTCCTTGCGCTGTTCGCCGGCGCGGTGGTGGACCGCGTGCCCCGGCGCCGCATCCTGATGACAACCCAGATCGTGCTCCTCGCCTCGGCGGTGGTGCTGGCCGTGACCACGCAGCTCGGGACGGTCAGCCTGCCGCTGGTGATGGTGCTGGCGTTCGTGAGCGGCACCGCCAACGCCTTCGACATGCCGGCCCGCCAGAGTATGGTCGTGGACTTCGTGCCGCGCAGCGACGTGCCCAACGCGGTGGCGCTGAACAGCCTGTCGTTCAACGTGAGCCGCACCATCGGGCAGGCACTGTTCGGCGTGGTCGCGGCGCTGGGCGTGAGCACCCTGGCCGGGGGCGACGCCGACAACATCGCGCGGCTGGCCCTGCCCTTCTATCTCAACGTGGCGTCCTTTTTCGCCGTGCTGACCGTGCTGGCGACCCTTCCCTTTCCCGAGCGCGACGGGGGACCGCGCGGCAGCATGCTGGGCGACGTGCGCGAGGGCGTGCGTTACGTGCGCGGTACGCCAGCGGTCCGCAACGTGATGCTGCTCGTCGGGGCCCTGAGCCTGACGGTCATCAATTTCAACATCATCATTCCCTACTACGCCCGCGTGGTCTTCGCGGCGCGCGAGGCCCAGTTCGGCCTGGTCTCAGCGGCCTTCGGGGTCGGGGCCATCGCGGGCGCGCTGTGGCAGGCCAGCAAGCCCAACCCGCTGCGCAACCTGCGGCTGGGCGGCGTGATCCTGCTCATCAGCACCGTGGCGCTCGCCTTTACGCCCGGCCCGGCGCTAGCGGCGCCCGTGTTCGCCGTGTGCGGCTTCGGAATGCTCTCGCTGCTGGTCAGCGCCAACAGCACCGTGCAGCTCACGATTCCCGACCACCTGCGCGGCCGGGTGATGAGCCTGTACTCCTTCGTCCTGATCGGGATGGGGCCGCCCGGCGCCCTGATTTCCAGCCGCCTGATCGACCGCGCCGGCTGGCTGGGGCCACGCTGGGGCCTGGTGGCGCTGGCCGGGCTGGGCGCCGTAGCCCTGCTGCTGCTGTGGCGGCGGCTGCCGCGTGAACTGACCCCGCCGCCGGGAGCAGCAGCCACCGTCCCGGAGCGACCCGGACCGGGGGACCCGGAAGAGGTGCGCCCGGATTGA
- a CDS encoding C40 family peptidase, translating to MPECFLRRSLSALLCAALLSGAVAGAQTAPNDLQASPARETVTVQPGDTAYSLSRRAGLNVDAFLALNGLPGPTLRVGQVLILRETPPHSVQAGETLYSLARRYGVTVPALMAANALSEGAVIEIGQSLRVPLPNTGKSVQAAAPVPAPQVASNVTVTLAAPTSALADAPAPLTASAPLAALPTSGGWRETALALLGTPYVYGGTSRTGLDCSGFVLQVFGPFGVRLPRQSADQARAGVAVEMTDLQAGDLLFFDTEGRGRVTHVGIYLGDGTMANANSYKGRVAIDQFQADRYWAPRYLGARRVMGAAASQP from the coding sequence ATGCCTGAATGTTTTCTTCGCCGTTCCCTGAGTGCCCTGCTGTGCGCCGCCCTGTTGTCGGGTGCGGTCGCGGGCGCGCAGACGGCTCCCAACGACCTGCAAGCCTCCCCGGCACGCGAAACCGTCACGGTCCAACCGGGCGACACGGCCTATTCGCTTAGCCGCCGCGCCGGCCTGAACGTGGACGCCTTCCTGGCCCTCAACGGTCTGCCGGGGCCCACCCTGCGGGTGGGTCAGGTCCTGATCCTGCGCGAAACGCCTCCGCACAGCGTGCAGGCGGGAGAGACGCTCTACAGCCTCGCGCGGCGCTACGGCGTGACGGTGCCGGCGCTGATGGCCGCCAACGCTCTGAGCGAAGGCGCCGTCATCGAGATCGGCCAGAGCCTGCGCGTGCCGCTGCCGAACACCGGCAAGTCCGTACAGGCCGCCGCGCCTGTGCCCGCGCCGCAGGTGGCCTCCAATGTCACCGTCACCCTGGCCGCGCCGACTTCTGCTCTGGCCGACGCGCCCGCGCCGCTGACCGCCTCCGCACCCCTAGCGGCCCTGCCCACCTCGGGCGGCTGGCGCGAGACGGCGCTGGCGCTGCTGGGCACGCCCTACGTCTACGGCGGCACCTCGCGCACGGGGCTGGACTGCAGCGGATTCGTGCTTCAGGTCTTCGGACCTTTCGGCGTGCGCCTGCCGCGCCAGAGTGCCGACCAGGCCCGCGCCGGGGTGGCGGTCGAGATGACTGACCTTCAGGCCGGCGACCTCCTGTTCTTCGATACCGAAGGCCGGGGCCGCGTGACCCATGTGGGCATCTATCTCGGTGATGGCACCATGGCCAATGCCAACAGCTACAAGGGCCGGGTCGCTATCGACCAGTTCCAGGCCGACCGCTACTGGGCGCCCCGTTACCTGGGGGCCCGCCGGGTCATGGGCGCGGCCGCTTCGCAGCCCTGA
- a CDS encoding heparan-alpha-glucosaminide N-acetyltransferase domain-containing protein, with product MTSVPGSPLPVARPPDVVAAASSAGAQAARAPRLTALDAWRGLTVLLMLLVNNVSLGNSTPAQLVHAEFGGLTLTDLVFPWFLFCAGAALPFSHAAMTRAGVTGAARLRRLMTRAALLYLVGAFLTSVTLHAFSLGLGVLQLIALASLGGSLLAPLRGRTQAGVAAALLLAYGLFLTYAPHGAGVGLVDETHNPVQAVNDALLSPLGLRGLISVVPTTALVLLGALAARPLQQRSARASGMLLALGTLLGVVGFGWAALGGLPFSKALWTPPYVLYSAGLATLGILAFWLLADSGRMTWGQRLLAPLTIPGRNALAGYVLPILFKVWVLQEWTVSWAGQAQPMGTALLSMARGAFGALGGGWVYTLGYVLAAWLGLAWMARRGLIWKL from the coding sequence ATGACCAGTGTGCCCGGTTCTCCCCTGCCCGTGGCCCGGCCGCCCGACGTGGTGGCCGCTGCTTCCAGTGCCGGTGCCCAGGCTGCCCGCGCGCCCCGGCTGACCGCTCTGGACGCCTGGCGCGGCCTGACGGTCCTGCTCATGCTGCTGGTGAACAACGTCTCGCTGGGCAACTCGACCCCGGCTCAGCTCGTGCACGCGGAGTTCGGGGGCCTCACGCTGACCGACTTGGTCTTTCCGTGGTTCCTGTTCTGCGCGGGGGCGGCCCTGCCCTTCTCGCACGCCGCCATGACGCGCGCGGGCGTGACCGGCGCGGCGCGGCTGCGGCGGCTGATGACCCGCGCCGCGCTGCTGTACCTCGTCGGCGCGTTCCTGACCAGCGTGACGCTGCACGCCTTCTCGCTGGGGCTGGGGGTGCTGCAGCTCATCGCGCTCGCCTCGCTGGGGGGCTCGCTGCTCGCGCCGCTGCGGGGACGCACGCAGGCAGGGGTGGCGGCCGCGCTGCTGCTGGCCTACGGCCTGTTTCTCACCTACGCACCGCACGGGGCGGGGGTGGGCCTCGTCGACGAGACGCACAACCCGGTGCAGGCGGTCAACGACGCGCTGCTCTCGCCCCTGGGCCTGCGCGGCCTGATCTCGGTCGTGCCGACCACGGCGCTGGTCCTGCTCGGCGCGCTGGCAGCTCGCCCCCTGCAACAGCGCTCGGCCCGCGCGTCCGGGATGCTGCTGGCACTGGGTACCCTGCTCGGGGTGGTCGGCTTCGGCTGGGCAGCGCTGGGCGGTCTGCCCTTCAGCAAAGCGCTGTGGACCCCGCCCTACGTGCTGTACAGCGCCGGGCTCGCCACGCTGGGCATTCTGGCCTTCTGGCTGCTGGCCGACTCGGGGCGCATGACCTGGGGCCAGCGGCTGCTCGCGCCGCTTACCATTCCGGGGCGCAACGCGCTGGCGGGTTACGTACTGCCCATCTTGTTCAAGGTCTGGGTGCTGCAGGAATGGACGGTCTCCTGGGCTGGGCAGGCGCAGCCGATGGGTACGGCGCTGCTCTCGATGGCCCGTGGGGCCTTCGGCGCCCTGGGCGGGGGCTGGGTGTACACCCTGGGCTACGTGCTGGCGGCGTGGCTGGGCCTCGCCTGGATGGCCCGCCGGGGCCTGATCTGGAAGCTCTGA